Proteins from a genomic interval of Longimicrobium sp.:
- a CDS encoding aldehyde dehydrogenase family protein yields the protein MSIAEIFETMEYGPAPESASPALRWLEERGGTTQLFIGGEWREPTGGEYFPSNNPATNKPLARIAQAGAEDVDAAVAAARAALPGWQALGGHGRARYLYALARHIQRHSRLFAVMETLDNGKPIRESRDIDIPLVARHFYHHAGWAQLMETEMPGHAPLGVVGQIIPWNFPLLMLSWKIAPALAMGNTVVLKPAEFTSLTALLFADVCRDAGLPPGVVNIITGDGRTGALIVDHPDVDKIAFTGSTEVGRIIRAATAGSGKKLSLELGGKSPFVVFDDADIESVIEGVVDAIWFNQGQVCCAGSRILAQEGIADRLVTRLRERMETLRVGDPLDKAVDIGAIIDPVQLNKIRDLVEQGRSEGATLWQPSWSCPQEGCFFPPTLLTDVGPASTVAQVEIFGPVVVLMTFRTPDEAVALANNTPYGLAASVWTENINLALDIAPRIKAGTVWVNSTNLFDAASGFGGYRESGYGREGGREGLWEYVKPKWEKDQGKEGSAQGTAKKGRAKVADAVSALTHSRTDAPSLPPIDRTAKLYIGGKQARPDSGYSMPVAGADGRV from the coding sequence ATGAGCATCGCCGAGATCTTCGAGACCATGGAATACGGCCCCGCCCCCGAAAGCGCGTCGCCCGCGCTGCGCTGGCTGGAGGAGCGTGGCGGCACCACGCAGCTCTTCATCGGCGGCGAGTGGCGCGAGCCTACGGGCGGCGAGTACTTCCCCTCGAACAACCCCGCCACCAACAAGCCGCTCGCCCGCATCGCCCAGGCGGGCGCGGAAGACGTGGACGCCGCCGTCGCCGCCGCGCGCGCCGCGCTCCCGGGGTGGCAGGCGCTGGGCGGGCACGGCCGCGCGCGCTACCTGTACGCCCTGGCGCGCCACATCCAGCGCCACTCGCGCCTCTTCGCCGTGATGGAGACGCTGGACAACGGCAAGCCGATCCGCGAGTCGCGCGACATCGACATCCCGCTCGTCGCCCGGCACTTCTACCACCATGCCGGCTGGGCGCAGCTGATGGAGACGGAGATGCCCGGCCACGCGCCGCTCGGCGTGGTGGGGCAGATCATCCCGTGGAACTTCCCGCTGCTGATGCTGTCGTGGAAGATCGCGCCGGCGCTCGCCATGGGGAACACGGTGGTGCTGAAGCCGGCCGAGTTCACCTCGCTTACCGCGCTCCTCTTCGCGGACGTGTGCCGCGACGCGGGGCTGCCGCCGGGCGTCGTCAACATCATCACCGGCGACGGGCGCACCGGCGCGCTGATCGTGGACCACCCCGACGTGGACAAGATCGCCTTCACCGGCTCCACCGAGGTCGGGCGGATCATCCGCGCCGCCACGGCGGGGAGCGGGAAGAAGCTGTCGCTGGAGCTGGGCGGCAAGAGCCCGTTCGTGGTGTTCGACGACGCGGACATCGAGAGCGTGATCGAGGGCGTGGTCGACGCCATCTGGTTCAACCAGGGGCAGGTGTGCTGCGCCGGCTCGCGCATCCTCGCGCAGGAGGGGATCGCCGACCGCCTCGTCACCCGCCTGCGCGAGCGGATGGAGACGCTGCGCGTGGGCGACCCGCTGGACAAGGCGGTCGACATCGGCGCCATCATCGACCCCGTGCAGCTCAACAAGATCCGCGACCTGGTGGAACAGGGACGCTCCGAGGGCGCCACCCTCTGGCAGCCGTCGTGGAGCTGCCCGCAGGAAGGCTGCTTCTTCCCCCCGACGCTCCTGACCGACGTCGGCCCGGCCTCGACCGTGGCGCAGGTGGAGATCTTTGGCCCGGTCGTCGTGCTGATGACCTTTCGCACCCCGGACGAGGCGGTGGCGCTGGCCAACAACACCCCGTACGGCCTGGCCGCCAGCGTGTGGACGGAGAACATCAACCTGGCCCTGGACATCGCCCCGCGCATCAAGGCGGGCACGGTGTGGGTGAACTCCACCAACCTCTTCGACGCCGCGTCCGGCTTCGGCGGCTACCGCGAGAGCGGCTACGGCCGTGAGGGCGGGCGCGAGGGCCTGTGGGAGTACGTGAAGCCGAAGTGGGAAAAGGATCAGGGCAAAGAGGGCAGTGCGCAGGGCACGGCGAAAAAGGGCCGCGCTAAGGTCGCCGACGCCGTGAGCGCGCTCACGCACTCACGCACTGACGCACCCTCCCTTCCGCCCATCGACCGCACCGCCAAGCTCTACATCGGCGGCAAGCAGGCGCGCCCGGACAGCGGCTACTCCATGCCCGTCGCAGGCGCGGACGGCCGCGTCG